A portion of the Etheostoma cragini isolate CJK2018 chromosome 13, CSU_Ecrag_1.0, whole genome shotgun sequence genome contains these proteins:
- the ccdc61 gene encoding coiled-coil domain-containing protein 61 has translation MEEGSEVMEDIVFRGVEFSVKIEVDKGLLIVEISDSMTADQWRGEFDPAYIEDLTRKTGNFKQFPIFCSMLESAVRKMSDSVTLDLLTYSDLELLRNRKAGVVSRPRGHQQSSLLTAKRYLILIYTVEFDRIHYPLPLPYVGKPDPAALQKEVRALRAELNTISSHGINKSAELEIQRLRAELALVKEEKESMGKVLERLQVSGPTSGREDWRVRDVVRTLEEQLVKERAKSQRSASKRCQEQRLLMEQFEELRASECALRVRVKNLTSELALLRRGRVTPVSSHIRSRVDGDTYRSLSRERRSGYGTVRARSGSRERMEDRGQRSEERGRRADSSGPRARIPRPSPSPTGSRVDRFDPTAYIRDRQRRQKEADVKKQRKVRRDMLASPVGSERGRSRSREAYPQMVRSGSRGRSLSVERRGSRNSSGSSLVDMDEMTKTLFRARKQTYNGPSVSRGGLLTRKPLCSTPTHRMKDKESSIDTGAELSEIDARLLALQEYMRDLDTGH, from the exons ATGGAGGAGGGCTCTGAGGTGATGGAGGATATTGTATTTCGAGGAGTGGAGTTTTCTGTGAAGATAGAGGTGGACAAGGGTTTGCTGATAGTCGAAATCTCGGACTCAATGACAGCCGATCAATGGAGGGGGGAGTTTGATCCAGCAT ACATTGAGGACCTGACCCGCAAAACTGGCAACTTCAAGCAGTTCCCTATTTTCTGCAGCATGTTGGAATCAGCTGTTAGAAAG ATGAGTGATTCTGTTACACTTGACCTCTTGACCTACTCTGACCTGGAACTGCTACGGAACCGAAAAGCTGGAGTGGTTAGTCGTCCTCGCGGCCATCAGCAGTCATCTCTTCTCACTGCAAAACGATATCTAATCCTCATATACACTGTGGAGTTTGACAG GATACACTACCCTTTACCCCTGCCCTATGTGGGTAAGCCTGACCCGGCTGCCCTACAGAAGGAAGTCCGAGCTCTGAGGGCTGAGCTCAACACTATCTCCTCTCATGGAATTAACAAATCTGCAGAACTAGAAATACAGCGGCTTCGAGCAGA GCTGGCTCTGGTCAAAGAAGAGAAGGAGTCCATGGGCAAGGTTCTGGAGCGACTGCAGGTCAGTGGTCCCACGTCCGGACGAGAGGACTGGAGGGTCAGAGATGTGGTGAGAACGCTGGAGGAGCAGCTTGTGAAGGAGAGGGCCAAAAGTCAACGCTCAGCCAGCAAGAGATGCCAGGAGCAGCGACTCCTAATGGAGCAG TTTGAGGAGCTTAGAGCATCAGAGTGTGCTCTCCGTGTTCGTGTCAAGAATCTCACCAGCGAACTGGCGTTGCTGCGGAGAGG tAGAGTGACTCCTGTGTCCAGTCACATTCGCTCTCGAGTTGATGGGGATACCTATCGCTCGCTCTCCCGCGAGAGGAGGTCGGGGTACGGGACAGTTAGGGCTCGCTCGGGATCCAGAGAACGGATGGAGGACAGAGGGCAAAGGTCAGAGGAAAGGGGAAGAAGAGCAGACTCCTCGGGGCCGCGTGCTCGCATACCCAGGCCGTCACCTTCTCCCACTG GGTCCCGGGTAGATCGCTTTGACCCAACTGCTTACATCCGGGACAGACAGCGCAGACAGAAAGAGGCAGATGTCAAAAA ACAAAGAAAAGTACGGAGGGACATGCTGGCATCACCCGTTGGCTCTGAGAGGGGGCGTTCACGTTCCAGAGAGGCGTATCCTCAGATGGTCCGATCTGGCAGCAGAGGCAGGAGTTTATCAGTGGAGCGGAGAGGGAGCAGGAACTCCTCTGGAAGCTCGTTAGTGGACATGGATGAAATGACCAAAACTTTGTTCAG AGCAAGAAAACAAACTTACAATGGACCCAGTGTG TCTAGAGGAGGCCTTTTGACCAGGAAGCCATTATGCAGTACTCCAACACACAGAATGAAAGATAAAG AGAGCTCCATAGATACAGGTGCTGAGCTGTCAGAGATTGATGCCAGGCTCCTGGCACTTCAGGAGTACATGAGGGACCTGGATACAGGACACTAA
- the itpkca gene encoding inositol-trisphosphate 3-kinase C isoform X1 has product MFYENSAWKKHKSCGTSSLLPMTPKKPQQWLQVVGHAGSFHVGDYGTLLKKFCEGEQQCYLRLMEDVLRPFVPVYHGVVQRDEQDYNMMDNLLTHFNSPAIMDCKMGSRTYLEGELQVARERPQPRNDMYEKMVAVDPDAPTVQERALQAVLKTRYMQWRETLSSTTSLGFRIEGFSKSNEECHTNFKRTKSREQVMEALNNFVESNTHIVWGYLRRLRQLRQVLEASDFFRTHEVVGSSLLFLHDWTGKTGVWMIDFGKTVALPAHLTLDHRTPWVEGNREDGYLWGLDNLIDILANMLPLT; this is encoded by the exons ATGTTTTACGAG AACTCCgcatggaagaaacacaaaagttGTGGGACTTCATCTCTCCTCCCTATGACTCCCAAAAAACCTCAGCAGTGGCTGCAAGTGGTCGGACATGCAG GGAGCTTTCATGTTGGGGACTATGGCACACTGCTGAAGAAGTTTTGTGAGGGGGAGCAACAATGCTACCTTAGGCTGATGGAGGATGTTTTGAGGCCCTTTGTTCCAGTCTACCACGGTGTGGTGCAGCGGGACGAGCAGGATTACAACATGATGGATAACTTGCTGACCCATTTCAACTCACCTGCCATCATGGACTGCAAGATGGGCAGCCG CACATACCTGGAGGGGGAGCTGCAGGTGGCCAGAGAACGGCCGCAGCCTCGTAACGACATGTATGAGAAGATGGTGGCTGTGGACCCAGATGCCCCAACGGTCCAGGAGCGAGCCCTGCAGGCAGTGCTGAAAACCAGGTACATGCAGTGGAGGGAGACGCTGAGCTCCACAACATCTCTGGGTTTCCGTATCGAAGGATTCAGT AAGTCAAATGAAGAATGTCACACAAACTTTAAAAGGACCAAAAGCAGAGAGCAAGTGATGGAAGCACTCAACAACTTTGTTGAGTCCAATACACACATTGTG TGGGGCTATCTGAGACGGTTGAGACAACTGCGGCAGGTCTTGGAGGCGTCAGATTTCTTCAGAACACATGAG GTCGTGGGCAGTTCCTTACTGTTTCTACACGACTGGACAGGCAAAACAGGGGTCTGGATGATTGACTTTGGAAAGACAGTGGCGTTGCCGGCACACCTTACCTTGGACCACCGCACTCCCTGGGTAGAGGGCAATCGAGAAGATGGCTACCTGTGGGGTCTGGACAACCTCATTGATATACTGGCCAACATGCTGCCACTGACCTGA
- the itpkca gene encoding inositol-trisphosphate 3-kinase C isoform X2 yields the protein MTPKKPQQWLQVVGHAGSFHVGDYGTLLKKFCEGEQQCYLRLMEDVLRPFVPVYHGVVQRDEQDYNMMDNLLTHFNSPAIMDCKMGSRTYLEGELQVARERPQPRNDMYEKMVAVDPDAPTVQERALQAVLKTRYMQWRETLSSTTSLGFRIEGFSKSNEECHTNFKRTKSREQVMEALNNFVESNTHIVWGYLRRLRQLRQVLEASDFFRTHEVVGSSLLFLHDWTGKTGVWMIDFGKTVALPAHLTLDHRTPWVEGNREDGYLWGLDNLIDILANMLPLT from the exons ATGACTCCCAAAAAACCTCAGCAGTGGCTGCAAGTGGTCGGACATGCAG GGAGCTTTCATGTTGGGGACTATGGCACACTGCTGAAGAAGTTTTGTGAGGGGGAGCAACAATGCTACCTTAGGCTGATGGAGGATGTTTTGAGGCCCTTTGTTCCAGTCTACCACGGTGTGGTGCAGCGGGACGAGCAGGATTACAACATGATGGATAACTTGCTGACCCATTTCAACTCACCTGCCATCATGGACTGCAAGATGGGCAGCCG CACATACCTGGAGGGGGAGCTGCAGGTGGCCAGAGAACGGCCGCAGCCTCGTAACGACATGTATGAGAAGATGGTGGCTGTGGACCCAGATGCCCCAACGGTCCAGGAGCGAGCCCTGCAGGCAGTGCTGAAAACCAGGTACATGCAGTGGAGGGAGACGCTGAGCTCCACAACATCTCTGGGTTTCCGTATCGAAGGATTCAGT AAGTCAAATGAAGAATGTCACACAAACTTTAAAAGGACCAAAAGCAGAGAGCAAGTGATGGAAGCACTCAACAACTTTGTTGAGTCCAATACACACATTGTG TGGGGCTATCTGAGACGGTTGAGACAACTGCGGCAGGTCTTGGAGGCGTCAGATTTCTTCAGAACACATGAG GTCGTGGGCAGTTCCTTACTGTTTCTACACGACTGGACAGGCAAAACAGGGGTCTGGATGATTGACTTTGGAAAGACAGTGGCGTTGCCGGCACACCTTACCTTGGACCACCGCACTCCCTGGGTAGAGGGCAATCGAGAAGATGGCTACCTGTGGGGTCTGGACAACCTCATTGATATACTGGCCAACATGCTGCCACTGACCTGA
- the LOC117955695 gene encoding potassium channel subfamily K member 13, producing the protein MAQRRAAGGCCCPRAPMNEDNARFCLLAGLILLYLLCGAAIFSALEHPFELRARRLWKQQLDNFTQRYRVNLGALHTLLRQYEEANGAGIRVDTLRPRWDFSGAFYFVGTVVSTIGFGMTTPATIAGKIFLIFYGLIGCAATILFFNLFLERIITMLAYIMRWCHERRLRYAGVGFVSSREESSGEEDSLEGWKPSVYYVMLILGVASVVIACSASTLYSSMENWSYVDSLYFCFVAFSTIGFGDLVSSQRQQYESQEAYRLGNCLFILMGVCCIYSLFNVISIIIKQTLTWIVGKLVCSGRRRPCSCSRNGCRWLCCPCLQKGNANRLRPPANLRQKRLKRNTVQPVSSRFPAGRHHCRDGSVETVCDSETDAGAVAAGRRLSGEMISVNEFMVSNRVSLALLQKQLSETAHQGPRQSYSHQNGFSGGVGALAIMNNRLQETSVDR; encoded by the exons ATGGCTCAGAGGAGGGCTGCTGGTGGCTGCTGCTGCCCCAGGGCGCCCATGAATGAAGACAATGCCCGTTTCTGCCTCCTGGCTGGGCTCATCCTGCTGTACTTGTTGTGTGGGGCGGCCATCTTCTCAGCCCTGGAACACCCGTTTGAGCTGCGTGCCCGCCGCCTCTGGAAGCAGCAACTGGACAACTTCACCCAGAGATACAGGGTCAACCTGGGTGCCCTGCACACTCTGCTGCGACAGTATGAGGAAGCAAACGGAGCTGGGATCAGAGTGGACACGCTTAGGCCCCGCTGGGACTTTTCTGGAGCCTTCTACTTTGTGGGCACAGTGGTCTCCACTATTG GCTTTGGTATGACCACACCAGCGACCATTGCCGGAAAAATATTCTTAATCTTCTATGGTCTCATCGGTTGTGCTGCAACCATCCTCTTCTTTAACCTCTTCCTGGAGAGGATCATCACAATGTTAGCTTACATCATGCGCTGGTGTCACGAGCGTCGGCTAAGGTATGCTGGAGTTGGGTTTGTGTCAAGCAGGGAGGAGTCGTCAGGTGAGGAGGACAGCCTGGAAGGCTGGAAACCGTCAGTCTATTACGTGATGCTGATCCTGGGTGTTGCATCGGTGGTGATTGCGTGCAGTGCCTCCACTCTGTACAGCTCCATGGAGAACTGGAGCTACGTGGACTCCCTCTACTTCTGTTTTGTGGCCTTCAGCACCATCGGCTTCGGGGACCTTGTGAGCAGTCAGAGACAGCAGTATGAGTCTCAGGAGGCCTACCGGCTTGGGAACTGCCTTTTCATCTTAATGGGGGTGTGTTGTATCTACTCACTCTTTAATGTAATTTCTATTATCATCAAGCAAACTCTAACCTGGATCGTGGGTAAGCTGGTCTGCTCGGGGCGGCGTCGGCCCTGCTCCTGCTCTAGAAATGGCTGCCGGTGGCTTTGCTGCCCCTGCCTGCAAAAAGGCAATGCCAACCGCCTGCGTCCGCCTGCAAACCTCAGACAAAAACGCTTAAAACGCAACACCGTGCAGCCCGTCTCATCCCGTTTCCCTGCAGGGAGACACCACTGCAGGGACGGCTCGGTGGAGACAGTGTGTGACAGTGAGACGGATGCAGGTGCAGTGGCCGCGGGCCGGCGTCTGTCAGGAGAGATGATCTCCGTCAATGAGTTCATGGTGTCCAACAGGGTGTCTCTAGCACTGCTGCAGAAGCAGCTGAGCGAGACAGCTCATCAGGGCCCACGGCAGAGCTACAGCCATCAAAATGGATTCTCTGGTGGTGTGGGGGCCTTGGCCATAATGAATAATCGCCTACAGGAAACCAGTGTGGATAGGTAG